A region of Salinibacter sp. 10B DNA encodes the following proteins:
- a CDS encoding serine/threonine-protein kinase, whose product MSEPSAASSNDEAGGEGSTSPIQLPQGTRLRDQYCIEGVLGSGSFGITYRAHDERLDTTVAIKEYYPHEIAGRTPSTLVLTPDEPDDAEDFSFGRERFMEEGRTLARFDHPNIVRVRSYFEEHGTGYLVMDYYEGQTLARHLAAQGGTLAEADAVSIMQDVLRGLQSVHEEGLLHRDIDPQNIYCTDQGRIVLLDFGAARAAMEERSADEQVIFKPGYAPPEQYFRGGEQGPWTDVYACAATLYKCLTGMKPPAAGRRLEEDSLVAPHNVSSHVSLEVSVAVRRGLALAPDERPASVEAFAALLEGAEAQEATTKRAQAEKPSPAGSDDERLSVGHILSGMGEKKRSAMRLLVIGGAIVLLLGAAWILAREMMGTSEAAAPPRSVAVLPFESVGDADAGQFARGIHDDLLSRLSGISDLRVISRTSVLPYQETSQTLPEIAQELGVRWIVEGTVQQAGSQVQVSAQLINAREDTHEWGQEYQRALTPENLFAIQDELTTKIARSLEATLTTQEEERIARRPTENLEAYRLYVKGRALLDQRSDQGIRQAARYFRQALARDSSYALAWAGLADARSLLSLYGYAPADSVLPRALRAANRAVELNPDLAESHASRALVKDYRRNGPAAVRGYIQALDLNPNYARAHQWLGNLYLALGRLEKAVSHLRTAAELDPMSPSIHAALAGAYNRQQPARTDEALTHTARAKQLAPDYAAGHIVEGVALSRARRYEEALLALQRGLDMAAPGDGVRRLHLGKPAVVRLRMGDTTGARERLQRMESNDESPFAQAEVHAALGEIDAAFADLRRVTWAKFLAAELRYGTALDPLRSDPRYRKLVRTVNQIWGLNADGTLPATGDSATGIALGASAEKR is encoded by the coding sequence ATGTCCGAACCGTCGGCTGCGTCCAGCAACGACGAGGCAGGAGGAGAGGGCTCTACGTCCCCAATCCAACTCCCGCAGGGGACGCGTCTGCGAGACCAGTATTGTATTGAGGGCGTGCTCGGATCTGGAAGTTTTGGCATTACCTATCGGGCGCATGACGAGCGTCTCGATACGACCGTAGCGATCAAGGAGTACTATCCCCACGAGATTGCCGGGCGGACCCCGTCTACGCTCGTTCTGACCCCGGACGAGCCAGACGACGCCGAGGACTTTTCCTTCGGCCGGGAGCGCTTCATGGAGGAGGGGCGCACCCTGGCCCGGTTCGACCATCCCAACATCGTTCGGGTGCGGTCCTACTTCGAAGAGCACGGGACCGGCTACCTTGTCATGGACTACTACGAAGGGCAGACGCTCGCGAGGCATCTCGCGGCGCAGGGGGGCACCCTGGCAGAGGCCGACGCCGTATCCATTATGCAGGACGTGCTACGTGGCCTCCAGTCCGTTCATGAGGAAGGATTGCTGCACCGGGACATCGATCCGCAAAACATCTATTGCACCGATCAGGGCCGGATTGTACTGCTGGACTTTGGGGCGGCACGGGCGGCGATGGAGGAGCGCAGTGCGGACGAACAGGTCATTTTTAAACCGGGGTACGCCCCGCCCGAACAGTATTTTCGCGGAGGGGAGCAGGGCCCATGGACCGACGTGTATGCGTGCGCCGCGACGCTCTATAAGTGTCTCACAGGAATGAAGCCGCCTGCAGCCGGGCGTCGGCTGGAGGAGGACTCCCTGGTGGCGCCCCACAATGTGTCGTCGCACGTGTCCCTGGAGGTCAGCGTGGCGGTGAGGCGAGGCCTGGCACTGGCCCCCGATGAGCGCCCGGCCTCTGTCGAGGCGTTTGCGGCCTTGTTGGAAGGGGCCGAGGCGCAGGAGGCCACAACCAAGCGGGCACAGGCCGAAAAGCCGTCTCCAGCGGGCTCTGACGACGAGCGTTTGTCTGTAGGGCACATTCTCTCAGGGATGGGAGAGAAGAAACGAAGTGCGATGAGGCTTCTGGTGATTGGCGGGGCGATCGTTCTGCTTCTGGGGGCAGCCTGGATCCTCGCACGAGAGATGATGGGGACGTCGGAAGCGGCGGCTCCGCCTCGCTCAGTTGCTGTCCTTCCGTTCGAGAGCGTCGGGGACGCAGACGCAGGACAGTTTGCACGAGGCATTCACGACGATCTGCTCAGTCGGCTCTCGGGCATATCGGATCTCCGGGTGATTTCACGTACTTCCGTACTGCCGTATCAGGAAACGTCCCAGACGCTGCCCGAGATTGCCCAAGAGCTCGGGGTACGGTGGATCGTAGAGGGCACCGTCCAGCAGGCAGGCTCTCAGGTGCAGGTCAGTGCCCAACTCATTAATGCGCGGGAAGACACGCACGAATGGGGGCAGGAGTACCAGCGGGCGTTGACCCCGGAGAACCTCTTTGCCATTCAGGACGAGTTGACCACGAAGATCGCCCGTTCGTTGGAGGCGACGCTCACGACTCAGGAAGAGGAGCGCATTGCCCGCCGACCGACTGAGAATCTGGAGGCCTACCGGCTCTACGTGAAAGGCCGCGCCCTGCTCGATCAGCGCAGCGATCAGGGCATCCGGCAGGCCGCCCGCTACTTCCGGCAGGCCCTTGCACGAGACTCCAGCTATGCCCTCGCCTGGGCGGGGCTGGCCGATGCACGAAGCCTGCTCTCGCTCTATGGCTACGCCCCGGCCGATTCGGTGCTTCCAAGGGCCCTTCGGGCGGCCAACCGGGCAGTCGAATTAAATCCAGACCTTGCGGAGTCCCACGCCTCCCGTGCTCTGGTGAAGGATTATCGCCGGAACGGCCCGGCAGCCGTGCGAGGATACATCCAGGCCCTCGACCTGAATCCCAACTATGCACGGGCGCACCAGTGGCTCGGCAATCTCTACCTTGCCCTGGGACGACTTGAGAAAGCAGTCTCTCATCTCCGGACGGCCGCCGAGCTCGACCCGATGTCGCCATCCATCCACGCGGCGCTCGCAGGAGCGTACAACCGGCAGCAGCCGGCGCGGACCGATGAGGCCCTCACGCATACCGCTCGTGCCAAGCAGTTGGCGCCCGACTACGCTGCCGGGCACATCGTAGAGGGCGTGGCCCTGAGCCGGGCCAGGCGGTACGAGGAGGCGCTCCTGGCCCTGCAGCGCGGGCTCGACATGGCCGCCCCCGGGGATGGGGTGCGGCGGCTCCACCTGGGCAAGCCGGCCGTCGTGCGCCTCCGGATGGGGGACACGACGGGCGCCCGCGAACGACTGCAACGGATGGAATCGAACGACGAGAGTCCCTTTGCGCAGGCCGAGGTGCACGCGGCTCTCGGGGAGATCGATGCCGCTTTTGCCGATCTGCGTCGGGTGACGTGGGCGAAGTTCCTCGCCGCCGAGCTCCGCTACGGGACCGCGCTGGACCCTCTTCGCAGCGATCCTCGCTACCGGAAACTCGTCCGCACCGTTAATCAAATCTGGGGGCTCAACGCTGACGGGACTCTTCCTGCAACTGGGGATTCGGCGACTGGCATTGCACTTGGGGCGTCCGCCGAAAAACGGTAG
- a CDS encoding cysteine synthase family protein produces the protein MSTTPTPTKEAPPSPFPTDDPVLSLIGNTPMVDYPGADRGRLRCKLESENPTRSMKDRIAMGILTQALEEGDYDTVVEASSGNTAGAVALVANRLGLTCKLTCPEHTSRSKIGYMKAFGAEVHTCPDVESDHPEHYRAVAQRLAEEEENAFLVDQYHNQGNPTVHYRWTGAEIWSQAGNDMTHLVSAMGTGGLLSGSARRIKEEAEATGRDVRVVGVDAQHSNISTAFYGEEAVPYDTTVEGLGKGGELPTMWFEHIDEMRSVSDEVAFEQARTAAQEHGLLIGPSAGAALSVAMDIHANQPDARVVTIICDGGEQYFDTLFGV, from the coding sequence ATGTCGACTACCCCGACCCCGACGAAAGAAGCCCCGCCTTCACCGTTTCCCACCGACGACCCGGTGTTGAGTCTCATCGGCAATACGCCGATGGTAGACTATCCCGGGGCCGATCGCGGACGCCTTCGCTGTAAGTTGGAGTCAGAAAACCCGACGCGGTCGATGAAGGACCGCATCGCGATGGGCATCCTCACCCAGGCCCTGGAAGAGGGCGACTACGATACGGTGGTGGAAGCCAGTTCCGGCAACACGGCCGGCGCAGTTGCCCTTGTAGCGAATCGGCTGGGCCTCACCTGTAAGCTCACCTGCCCAGAGCACACAAGCCGATCAAAGATTGGCTACATGAAGGCCTTTGGGGCAGAGGTGCATACGTGCCCGGACGTGGAATCGGACCACCCGGAGCACTACCGAGCGGTGGCGCAACGACTAGCGGAAGAGGAGGAGAATGCCTTTCTCGTAGACCAGTATCACAATCAGGGCAATCCGACGGTCCACTACCGGTGGACGGGCGCAGAAATCTGGTCACAGGCGGGGAACGACATGACGCATCTGGTGTCGGCCATGGGGACGGGCGGACTCCTCAGCGGGTCGGCCCGGCGCATCAAGGAGGAAGCCGAGGCCACGGGGCGCGACGTGCGGGTTGTGGGCGTTGATGCTCAGCACTCCAACATCTCTACGGCCTTCTACGGCGAAGAAGCCGTGCCCTACGACACGACGGTCGAAGGCCTGGGCAAGGGCGGTGAACTGCCAACCATGTGGTTTGAGCACATCGACGAGATGCGTAGCGTTTCCGACGAGGTGGCGTTTGAGCAGGCCCGCACGGCCGCCCAGGAACACGGACTCCTCATCGGTCCCAGTGCCGGTGCGGCGCTCTCCGTGGCAATGGACATTCACGCCAACCAGCCCGACGCGCGCGTCGTGACCATTATCTGCGACGGAGGTGAACAGTATTTCGACACTCTCTTCGGCGTCTGA
- a CDS encoding LysM peptidoglycan-binding domain-containing protein, whose amino-acid sequence MTLRSALRSSVFFVVVVVALLLVGCTSSTSSGVSADSTAAATATTVSETSPPDPAAPVDVEKMKGTRSVAQKIEDASTETQVKQALVRTSSLRVFPFRPTVIKGHLVLRGDVNTPDQYRMAERIAGRVEGVTAVTNRLTMGGRPVTEARLNADDESSAQENAAVYHTVRQGDTLWDIARKYRASVEQIRNLNDFRSSNLRPGQRIRVR is encoded by the coding sequence TTGACCCTTCGATCTGCGCTCCGTTCCTCTGTTTTTTTCGTCGTCGTTGTTGTGGCCCTGCTGTTGGTCGGGTGCACGTCGAGTACGTCCTCCGGCGTGTCGGCTGATTCCACCGCAGCCGCTACGGCCACTACGGTTTCGGAAACGTCGCCACCGGACCCGGCTGCTCCGGTTGACGTTGAAAAGATGAAGGGCACTCGGTCCGTGGCGCAGAAGATCGAAGATGCGAGCACGGAAACGCAGGTGAAGCAGGCGCTCGTGCGTACGTCGAGTCTCCGGGTCTTTCCGTTTCGGCCCACGGTTATTAAGGGCCACCTCGTATTGCGGGGCGACGTCAACACGCCCGATCAGTACCGGATGGCCGAGCGCATTGCCGGACGCGTAGAGGGGGTCACGGCAGTGACCAATCGTCTTACCATGGGAGGGCGGCCCGTAACCGAGGCGCGCCTGAATGCGGATGATGAGTCGTCCGCACAGGAAAACGCCGCTGTGTATCATACCGTCCGGCAGGGCGATACGCTTTGGGATATTGCTCGGAAGTATCGAGCCTCCGTTGAGCAGATCCGTAATCTGAACGACTTCCGGTCGTCCAACCTCCGGCCTGGCCAGCGCATCCGGGTCCGGTAG
- the trxB gene encoding thioredoxin-disulfide reductase codes for MHTNGQHPDLSAFEGVDFSDAENRDVVIIGTGPAGWTAALYTARADLEPVIYMGPEPGGQLTTTTDVENYPGFPEGILGPEMMDRFQDQAERFGTESRYGTVTHVDFRERPYRLLIDEETPLYAQTVIVSTGASAKYLGLENEQRLIGKGVTACATCDGSFFRGETVAVVGGGDSAMEEATFLTKFAEKVYVIHRRDELRASKIMQERAFENDKIEFVWNTEVIDVLGDQQVEGLEVINNETAETYTMDEVTGFFLAIGHTPNTGPFEGWLDMDEKGYIQTQPESTYTNIPGVFASGDAQDDEYRQAVTAAGTGCMAAIDAERWLAEHGTVEAPRSEVDELAVEA; via the coding sequence ATGCATACAAACGGACAGCATCCGGACCTCTCGGCATTCGAGGGCGTCGACTTTTCGGACGCAGAGAATCGAGACGTCGTCATTATCGGGACGGGGCCGGCCGGATGGACGGCGGCCCTGTATACGGCCCGTGCCGACCTGGAGCCCGTCATCTACATGGGGCCGGAGCCCGGGGGACAGCTTACCACCACGACCGACGTGGAAAACTATCCCGGCTTTCCGGAGGGCATTCTCGGCCCGGAGATGATGGATCGCTTCCAAGACCAGGCCGAGCGCTTTGGGACCGAGTCGCGGTACGGCACCGTCACGCACGTCGACTTTCGGGAGCGTCCCTACCGCCTGCTCATTGATGAGGAGACGCCCCTCTATGCTCAGACAGTGATTGTATCGACGGGCGCCTCGGCTAAGTATCTCGGCCTTGAGAATGAGCAGCGCCTCATCGGAAAGGGAGTGACGGCCTGCGCGACCTGTGACGGCTCGTTCTTTCGGGGCGAGACGGTGGCGGTCGTGGGCGGCGGCGACAGTGCCATGGAGGAGGCGACCTTCCTCACGAAGTTCGCGGAGAAGGTCTACGTCATTCACCGCCGCGATGAGCTCCGGGCGTCAAAGATCATGCAGGAGCGGGCGTTCGAGAACGACAAGATCGAGTTCGTGTGGAATACGGAAGTGATCGACGTGCTCGGCGACCAGCAGGTCGAAGGGCTGGAGGTCATCAACAATGAAACTGCAGAGACGTACACGATGGACGAGGTGACGGGCTTCTTCCTCGCCATTGGCCACACTCCGAACACGGGTCCGTTTGAGGGATGGCTCGACATGGATGAGAAGGGATACATCCAGACGCAGCCCGAGTCTACGTACACGAATATTCCGGGCGTCTTTGCATCCGGCGACGCGCAGGACGATGAGTATCGCCAGGCCGTTACGGCAGCGGGCACCGGTTGCATGGCGGCGATCGATGCCGAACGCTGGCTTGCCGAGCACGGTACGGTGGAGGCCCCGCGTTCTGAGGTCGACGAACTCGCGGTCGAAGCGTAG
- the trxA gene encoding thioredoxin → MAESANVTTLTDDNFEDEVLNSDEPVLVDFWATWCGPCRQIAPIVEDLADEFEGRAKVGKVDVDENPQTAQEYGVRSIPTLLFFKDGEVQETLVGASGKKPLKETLEELVGQPA, encoded by the coding sequence ATGGCCGAGAGTGCCAACGTCACGACCCTGACCGACGATAATTTTGAGGACGAAGTACTCAACTCCGACGAGCCGGTACTCGTCGACTTTTGGGCGACCTGGTGCGGTCCCTGCCGCCAGATTGCGCCCATCGTTGAGGACCTGGCCGATGAGTTTGAGGGCCGCGCCAAGGTGGGCAAAGTGGACGTGGATGAAAATCCGCAGACGGCCCAGGAGTACGGGGTTCGTTCCATCCCGACGCTGCTCTTCTTCAAAGACGGAGAAGTCCAGGAGACGCTCGTGGGCGCCAGTGGCAAGAAGCCGCTGAAGGAGACGCTGGAAGAGTTGGTGGGGCAGCCCGCCTAG
- the recN gene encoding DNA repair protein RecN, with amino-acid sequence MLQSLYVRDYALIEELEMEFGSGLNIITGATGAGKSILIGAMSMILGERANTDVVRGDASKAVVEGIFDDADTERIRAVLEENAIETDPLPRVILRRKITERGSRGFVNDTPATLDVMRAVAAELIDLHGQHEHQSLLRTETHLRLLDSFGGLGSLVEHYQHKRARVADLVEEREALADRERELQQQKELYEFQIEEIDEVDPEPGEEEELKAERRVLENAEQLYASTQGLYEMLFEDENAVHDQLVLARNDLQDLARIDDAFEEHVDEIESAQIIVNELANFLQDYNAHIEFDSDRLDAIRDRITELERLKRKYGGTLEAVLEHRKEIGEQYELAKDFEGNLERLDEEIREAQNELTDVALRLSDKRREVADRIEDAILDELATLGMPDSQFEVRFTRQEKSDGWIRPDEDDARYRAFGKGVDQVEFYISTNVGVPPMPLAEVASGGEISRIMLALKTILAKSERLPILVFDEIDVGISGDMARRVGESMHDLARYHQIITITHLPQIAALGDRHFKVEKVVEDGTTKTTIHRLNEKEQATQVASLISGEEVTDAALKSARELMAAGERDD; translated from the coding sequence ATGTTGCAGTCGCTCTACGTCCGGGATTATGCCCTGATCGAGGAGCTGGAGATGGAGTTCGGGAGTGGGCTGAACATCATCACGGGCGCGACGGGGGCGGGGAAGTCGATCCTGATCGGGGCGATGAGCATGATCCTGGGTGAGCGTGCCAACACCGATGTGGTGCGCGGCGACGCCTCAAAGGCCGTGGTGGAGGGCATCTTCGACGATGCCGACACGGAGCGCATCCGGGCGGTCCTGGAGGAAAACGCAATCGAGACCGATCCGCTTCCCCGAGTCATTCTGCGGCGGAAGATCACCGAGCGCGGCAGCCGCGGCTTCGTAAACGACACGCCGGCCACGCTCGATGTGATGCGGGCCGTGGCGGCCGAGCTTATCGACCTGCACGGCCAGCATGAACACCAGAGCCTCTTACGGACGGAGACCCATCTCCGCCTGCTAGATAGCTTCGGGGGCCTCGGGAGTCTTGTGGAGCATTACCAGCATAAGCGTGCGCGCGTGGCGGATCTCGTAGAGGAGCGCGAGGCGCTGGCCGACCGTGAGCGTGAGCTGCAGCAGCAGAAGGAGCTTTATGAGTTTCAGATCGAGGAGATTGACGAGGTAGACCCGGAGCCGGGCGAGGAGGAAGAGCTGAAGGCCGAGCGGCGCGTGCTCGAAAACGCCGAGCAGCTCTACGCTTCCACGCAGGGCCTCTACGAGATGCTGTTCGAAGACGAGAACGCCGTTCACGACCAGCTCGTTCTGGCCCGTAATGACTTGCAGGACCTTGCCCGCATCGACGATGCGTTTGAGGAGCACGTCGACGAGATCGAGAGTGCACAGATCATCGTCAATGAACTCGCCAACTTCCTGCAAGACTACAATGCACACATCGAGTTTGACTCGGACCGGCTCGATGCCATTCGTGACCGCATCACGGAGCTTGAACGCCTGAAGCGAAAATACGGCGGAACGCTCGAGGCGGTGCTCGAACATAGAAAAGAAATCGGGGAGCAGTACGAATTGGCGAAGGACTTTGAGGGCAACCTTGAGCGGCTCGATGAGGAGATTCGCGAGGCTCAGAACGAGCTGACGGACGTAGCCCTTCGCCTTTCCGACAAACGGCGCGAGGTGGCCGATCGCATCGAGGACGCCATTCTCGACGAGCTGGCCACCCTCGGGATGCCCGACAGCCAGTTTGAGGTTCGCTTCACGCGACAGGAGAAATCCGACGGCTGGATTCGACCCGACGAGGACGACGCACGCTACCGTGCCTTCGGAAAGGGCGTCGATCAGGTTGAGTTCTACATTTCGACCAACGTGGGTGTGCCGCCGATGCCGCTGGCAGAAGTTGCCTCCGGAGGGGAAATCAGTCGGATCATGCTTGCCCTCAAAACCATCCTCGCGAAAAGCGAACGATTGCCGATCCTGGTCTTCGACGAAATCGATGTCGGCATCTCGGGCGACATGGCCCGGCGCGTGGGCGAGAGTATGCACGATCTGGCGCGCTACCACCAGATCATTACAATCACGCACCTGCCGCAGATCGCCGCGCTTGGAGATCGACACTTCAAGGTCGAGAAGGTAGTAGAGGACGGCACGACGAAAACGACGATTCATCGCCTCAATGAGAAAGAGCAGGCCACACAGGTGGCGTCCCTCATCAGTGGAGAGGAAGTGACCGACGCTGCCCTGAAGAGTGCCCGCGAGTTGATGGCGGCGGGAGAGCGGGACGACTAG